A genome region from Candidatus Polarisedimenticolia bacterium includes the following:
- a CDS encoding proline dehydrogenase family protein has product MTKAFFLYLSGSEPARRLIMGMPFARRAARRFVVGERLDEALDAVRLLNQEKLAATLDLLGEDIGSPAEAENSTREVASILDGIQATGVDSNLSLKLTQLGLRIGTDLCRRNLEVVLQSAATRRNFVRIDMEGSDVTEITFRIFEQVRAQYPNVGVVVQAYLRRTYRDVMERLIPAGASMRLCKGAYKEPPDVAFALKSEVDENYKRLADLMLSEKARARGVRTAIATHDEAMIRHVKEKVSRGEIGKGDFEFQMLYGIRRDLQRALARDGYRVRIYVSYGTQWYPYFMRRLAERPANVLFLAKNILRG; this is encoded by the coding sequence ATGACCAAAGCCTTCTTTCTATATCTTTCGGGATCGGAGCCGGCGCGGCGTCTCATCATGGGGATGCCTTTCGCGCGCCGGGCAGCCCGCCGCTTCGTGGTAGGGGAGCGGCTGGACGAGGCGCTTGATGCCGTGCGCCTTCTCAACCAGGAAAAGCTGGCGGCCACGCTGGACCTGCTGGGCGAGGACATCGGCAGTCCGGCGGAGGCCGAGAATTCCACCCGCGAGGTCGCCTCGATACTGGACGGCATCCAGGCTACCGGAGTCGACTCCAACCTCTCCCTCAAGCTCACCCAGCTGGGCTTGCGCATCGGCACTGATCTGTGCCGGCGCAACCTGGAGGTCGTCCTGCAAAGCGCCGCGACCCGGAGGAACTTCGTGCGCATCGACATGGAAGGATCCGACGTCACCGAGATTACCTTCCGGATCTTCGAGCAGGTGCGCGCGCAGTACCCCAACGTCGGAGTGGTGGTGCAGGCCTATCTCCGGCGCACCTACCGCGACGTGATGGAGCGGCTGATCCCCGCCGGGGCGTCGATGCGGCTGTGCAAGGGGGCTTACAAAGAGCCGCCGGACGTCGCCTTTGCCCTGAAATCCGAGGTGGACGAGAATTACAAGCGGCTCGCCGATCTGATGCTGTCGGAGAAGGCCCGCGCGCGCGGCGTGCGCACGGCAATCGCCACCCACGACGAGGCGATGATCCGTCACGTGAAGGAGAAGGTATCGCGAGGGGAGATCGGCAAGGGGGATTTCGAGTTCCAGATGCTCTACGGCATCCGCCGCGACCTGCAGCGCGCCCTGGCGCGCGACGGTTATCGCGTGCGCATCTACGTCTCCTATGGCACGCAATGGTATCCCTATTTCATGCGCCGCCTGGCCGAGCGTCCCGCGAACGTGCTGTTCCTCGCCAAGAACATCCTGCGCGGGTGA
- a CDS encoding cytochrome b N-terminal domain-containing protein, protein MAAPPKKSLFTQIREGQVWNSIFRHGPPDNTRNRSLAVLTNVFLHLHPVKVRKSGLRLKYTWCAGGTTFFLFLVETITGLLLMFYYRPTSEYAFSDILDLRSQVPLGIMREIHRWGAHAMVIAVWLHMLRVFMTGSYKPPREFNWNIGVLLLVLTLLLSFTGYLLPWDQLAMWAVTVGSNMARATPFLGNEGPGAALLRVGDISLVHAGDDARFALLAGRFVGSGALLRFYVLHCVGIPLVAAVLMAVHFWRVRKDGGISGPL, encoded by the coding sequence ATGGCCGCCCCTCCCAAGAAATCGCTGTTCACCCAGATCCGCGAAGGCCAGGTCTGGAACTCGATCTTCCGGCATGGCCCTCCCGACAACACCCGCAACCGCTCGCTCGCCGTCCTCACCAACGTCTTCCTGCACCTGCACCCGGTCAAAGTTCGCAAGTCGGGGCTGCGTCTGAAGTACACCTGGTGCGCCGGCGGGACGACTTTCTTCCTGTTCCTGGTCGAGACAATCACCGGGCTGCTGCTGATGTTCTATTACCGCCCGACGTCGGAATACGCCTTCTCCGACATCCTCGACCTGCGCTCCCAGGTGCCTTTAGGGATCATGCGCGAGATCCACCGCTGGGGCGCCCACGCCATGGTCATCGCCGTCTGGCTGCACATGCTGCGCGTCTTCATGACCGGCTCCTACAAGCCGCCGCGCGAGTTCAACTGGAACATCGGCGTGCTGCTTCTGGTGCTGACCCTGCTGCTGAGCTTCACCGGTTACCTGCTCCCCTGGGACCAGCTGGCGATGTGGGCGGTGACCGTGGGATCCAACATGGCGCGCGCGACCCCCTTCCTGGGGAATGAAGGGCCGGGCGCAGCCCTGCTCAGGGTGGGTGACATCTCCCTGGTGCACGCCGGGGACGACGCCCGCTTCGCCTTGCTCGCGGGGCGCTTCGTCGGGTCCGGGGCGTTGTTGCGGTTCTACGTGCTCCACTGCGTCGGCATCCCGCTGGTGGCGGCGGTGCTGATGGCGGTGCATTTCTGGCGCGTCCGCAAGGACGGGGGGATTTCGGGCCCCCTCTGA
- a CDS encoding carboxypeptidase regulatory-like domain-containing protein, whose product MKQIVSVSLALAVCAVIAAAPASAGNIVGKVTYAGNPPPAKPIVVTKDKEVCSREQHADESLVVAADKSIANVVVFIKDAPGAPKMAVPAKNPELDQKSCKFHPHVQLIPAGGTLDVLNNDGILHNIHTYPKNNTPVNQAQPKFKTRMPLKFDKPDTVKLQCDVHTWMNGWLIVAPHAWYAVTAADGSFKLPDVKPGSYTVSYWQETLGTQTAQVTVPASGDATANFTFPEKK is encoded by the coding sequence ATGAAGCAAATCGTAAGTGTGTCGCTCGCCCTGGCTGTGTGCGCCGTCATTGCAGCCGCGCCGGCCTCGGCGGGCAACATTGTCGGGAAGGTCACCTACGCCGGCAATCCCCCCCCCGCGAAGCCGATCGTCGTCACCAAGGACAAGGAAGTCTGCTCGCGCGAGCAGCACGCCGACGAGAGCCTGGTGGTGGCGGCCGACAAGTCGATCGCCAACGTGGTGGTTTTCATCAAGGACGCCCCGGGAGCGCCGAAGATGGCGGTGCCCGCGAAGAACCCGGAGCTGGATCAGAAGTCGTGCAAGTTCCATCCGCACGTGCAGCTCATTCCCGCCGGGGGGACGCTGGACGTCCTGAACAACGACGGGATCCTGCACAACATCCACACCTATCCGAAGAACAACACGCCGGTCAACCAGGCGCAGCCCAAGTTCAAGACCCGGATGCCGCTCAAGTTCGACAAGCCCGACACCGTGAAGCTGCAATGCGACGTGCACACCTGGATGAACGGCTGGCTGATCGTGGCGCCGCACGCCTGGTACGCGGTCACCGCCGCCGACGGTAGCTTCAAGCTGCCCGACGTGAAGCCGGGCTCCTACACCGTGAGCTACTGGCAGGAGACGCTGGGAACGCAGACCGCCCAGGTGACGGTCCCGGCTTCGGGGGATGCCACGGCGAACTTCACCTTCCCCGAGAAGAAGTAG
- a CDS encoding Rieske 2Fe-2S domain-containing protein yields the protein MPDEIKAGAAPPPTPAAPAAPAASAAPGVTRRGFLTWIGVAWASFSGAMGVASLSTLRYFFPNVLFEPPQTFKAGFPEEYIAGQVDNRFKESFGVFMVRDEKTLYALKAVCTHLGCTPNWLEAEFKFKCPCHGSGFYMSGINFEGPAPRPLERYRIVTAEDGQILVDKTKIYREEKGEWQDPESFIAT from the coding sequence ATGCCGGATGAAATCAAGGCGGGCGCGGCCCCTCCTCCGACTCCTGCCGCACCCGCCGCCCCTGCCGCTTCCGCGGCCCCGGGAGTGACGCGGCGGGGATTCCTGACATGGATCGGAGTCGCCTGGGCTTCCTTCTCGGGCGCGATGGGCGTTGCTTCCCTCTCCACCCTGCGCTACTTCTTCCCGAACGTCCTGTTCGAGCCGCCGCAGACCTTCAAGGCTGGGTTCCCCGAGGAATACATCGCGGGACAGGTGGACAACCGCTTCAAGGAGTCGTTCGGCGTCTTCATGGTGCGCGACGAGAAGACCCTGTACGCGCTGAAGGCGGTCTGCACCCACCTGGGGTGCACGCCCAACTGGCTGGAGGCGGAGTTCAAGTTCAAGTGCCCCTGCCACGGCAGCGGGTTCTACATGAGCGGCATCAACTTCGAAGGCCCGGCGCCGCGCCCGCTGGAGCGCTATCGCATCGTCACGGCCGAGGACGGCCAGATCCTGGTGGACAAGACCAAGATTTATCGCGAGGAGAAGGGGGAATGGCAGGACCCGGAATCGTTCATCGCCACGTGA
- a CDS encoding TIGR04282 family arsenosugar biosynthesis glycosyltransferase, with amino-acid sequence MPARDRTLALFARTPRLGRVKTRLTPPFTAEEALALHQALLADSCELLRRTAAAAGASIRLYLDEGTTGNLRVPEGCELRRQEGADLGERLRRAFEEELETGARRVVVIGSDSPHLPVAWLQRAFTELERQDLVIGPARDGGYYLLGAGRVHPFLFEGIPWGSSQVYRETVRRARREGLAIASLPALDDVDVAESVGRLFEELMRRKSEGDSELPETTFRLLREWEERGRISRRGGRGAD; translated from the coding sequence ATGCCGGCACGCGATCGCACTCTCGCCCTCTTCGCCCGGACTCCGCGGCTCGGACGCGTCAAGACGCGCCTGACACCGCCGTTCACCGCCGAGGAAGCGCTGGCGCTGCACCAGGCGCTCCTTGCCGACAGCTGCGAGCTGTTGCGCAGAACGGCCGCCGCCGCGGGAGCGTCGATCCGCCTCTACCTCGATGAGGGGACGACCGGGAATCTGCGGGTTCCGGAAGGGTGCGAGCTGCGGCGGCAGGAGGGAGCCGACCTCGGAGAGCGGCTGCGGCGGGCCTTCGAGGAAGAGCTGGAGACGGGAGCGCGGCGCGTGGTGGTCATCGGATCGGACAGCCCGCACCTGCCGGTGGCCTGGCTGCAGCGCGCTTTCACCGAGCTGGAGCGCCAGGACCTGGTGATCGGTCCGGCCCGCGACGGCGGCTATTACCTGCTCGGGGCCGGCCGCGTCCATCCCTTCCTGTTCGAAGGCATCCCCTGGGGCAGTTCGCAGGTCTATCGGGAGACGGTGCGCCGGGCGCGTCGCGAGGGCCTGGCGATTGCGTCGTTGCCGGCCCTCGACGATGTCGATGTCGCCGAGTCGGTCGGACGCCTGTTCGAAGAGCTGATGCGCAGGAAATCGGAGGGCGACTCTGAGCTTCCCGAAACGACCTTCAGGCTGCTGCGCGAATGGGAGGAGCGGGGTCGAATCTCGAGGCGCGGGGGGCGAGGTGCGGATTGA
- a CDS encoding redoxin domain-containing protein — protein sequence MIHRAARSLSRRITLLALAAFFGAAPLFADDPHVHTGVPDKIPEHPDVGEDAPPFSLKDTAGKRLDLGEVLGRGYVVVAFGSASSSNFRKSAPEWDRLAREWEKLEVRVLVVYTREAHPATLRGRAPKSYRERELLAGELKRELRLGLRVLVDQWDDAVHRAYGAIPDGAFLLDPKGKILLRQVVARPAGIEQELRRLLKIPEPAG from the coding sequence GTGATCCACCGGGCGGCTCGATCCCTGTCTCGCCGCATCACCCTGCTCGCCTTGGCAGCCTTCTTCGGCGCCGCCCCGCTCTTCGCCGATGACCCGCACGTCCATACCGGTGTTCCCGACAAGATTCCCGAGCATCCCGACGTCGGGGAGGATGCGCCGCCCTTCAGCCTGAAGGACACTGCCGGCAAGCGCCTCGATCTGGGCGAAGTGCTGGGGCGAGGCTACGTGGTGGTCGCTTTCGGCTCCGCCTCTTCGTCCAACTTCCGCAAGTCGGCCCCCGAATGGGACCGGCTGGCGCGCGAATGGGAGAAGCTCGAGGTGCGCGTGCTGGTCGTCTATACCCGCGAGGCGCATCCCGCCACGCTGCGCGGTCGGGCGCCGAAGAGCTACCGGGAGCGCGAGCTGCTGGCCGGAGAGCTGAAAAGGGAGCTGAGACTGGGCCTGAGAGTCCTGGTGGACCAGTGGGACGACGCGGTCCACCGCGCCTACGGCGCGATACCCGACGGCGCCTTCCTGCTCGATCCCAAGGGGAAGATCCTGCTGCGCCAGGTGGTCGCCCGACCGGCGGGCATCGAGCAGGAGCTACGGCGCCTGCTGAAAATCCCGGAGCCGGCGGGCTAG
- a CDS encoding c-type cytochrome, with protein MPAKNEEYARNVPLLNKVFAWSSLALLAGTVWMVWDDYYRPWKRTQRDFRALTAKKTEEAIKQAEQGVDQETLKKTQEDLSAARAEADKQKKSLQELDEKLARAKVTYYKADVAYKNTKSIYDAVRFEYEELESHKAPRAAEKRKELDEVQKRLADYKVAYETATTERDALQKQQDDILGAQKAVEKKQQDLMAGVERLQKKLATVEPEGVIGKGFEAFRNAPLLDFMAPSLKIQQVVLDNQSKDINFLTIPRVDRCQTCHLAADQAGYENDPQPFRSHPHPEVFLTGKSPHPVEKIGCTVCHRGLDRATDFLDAAHWPGSDEQKAEWVKKYHWHPKEHETNPMLPSRFVEASCRSCHQGVVHIPTAAHWNEGRDLVERAGCFGCHKIRGFEGLRKVGPPLTRLTWKTDPQWVGSWVENPAAFRPATWMPRFFHLDNNSATEDVQRTNQEIRGIVSYLFDKTEPGGFPKLPGTGDAKKGETIVTSFGCLGCHAVARLEKAAVPLRRRFGPNLDGIGAKAKPEWIYAWVRDPKSYFPETRMPDLRLTDQEALDVTAYLMTLKEPEGWQRKTFEADAPLLDKMVEEQLRARMTAREVQAKIASMSEKDKEVYLGQRMITRYGCFGCHLIQGFETTPPIGTELSEEGSKEVDRFDFGYIHIPETRHDWITQKLENPRIFDRGKVKTPDEKLKMPLFNLTPEERQAVVTLVLSLVKEKPPLATVPVLDARRRALEAGRRMVQDHNCQGCHLLEGEGQDIRMTIARKMVEEQGIGQEDADSRAIAFSPPFITGEGARVRSDWLFHFLKGPTPIRPWLSVRMPTFGFTDEEANTLLRYFTALAEAPFPFETPPGHPPATDLAAARTLTSKDYFDCFSCHQQGEKKPAGDPSGWAPDLAMARQRLRPEWIVDWIKDPQKLYPGTKMPTFYDPASFASAGPDDVLGGDEERQIRALRDYLLTLGGERAGS; from the coding sequence GTGCCCGCCAAGAACGAGGAATACGCCCGCAACGTTCCCCTGCTGAACAAGGTGTTTGCATGGTCCAGCCTCGCCCTGCTCGCGGGGACGGTCTGGATGGTGTGGGACGACTATTACCGTCCCTGGAAGCGGACGCAGCGCGATTTCCGGGCGCTGACGGCGAAGAAGACCGAGGAGGCGATCAAGCAGGCCGAGCAGGGGGTGGATCAGGAAACCCTCAAGAAGACGCAGGAGGATCTCTCCGCCGCCCGCGCCGAGGCCGACAAGCAGAAGAAGAGCCTTCAGGAGCTGGACGAGAAGCTGGCGCGGGCGAAGGTGACCTACTACAAGGCCGACGTCGCCTACAAGAACACCAAGTCGATCTACGACGCCGTCCGCTTCGAGTACGAGGAGCTGGAGAGCCACAAGGCGCCGCGCGCCGCCGAGAAGCGCAAGGAGCTGGACGAGGTGCAGAAGCGCCTCGCCGACTACAAGGTTGCCTACGAGACGGCCACGACCGAGCGCGACGCCCTCCAGAAGCAGCAGGACGACATTCTCGGGGCGCAGAAAGCGGTCGAAAAGAAGCAGCAGGATCTCATGGCCGGCGTCGAACGGCTGCAGAAGAAGCTGGCGACGGTGGAGCCGGAAGGCGTCATCGGAAAGGGCTTCGAGGCGTTCCGCAACGCGCCGCTTCTGGACTTCATGGCCCCGAGCCTGAAGATCCAGCAGGTCGTCCTCGACAACCAGAGCAAGGACATCAACTTCCTCACCATCCCGCGCGTCGACCGCTGTCAGACCTGCCACCTGGCGGCCGACCAGGCGGGCTACGAGAACGACCCGCAGCCTTTCCGTTCTCACCCGCACCCGGAGGTCTTTCTCACCGGCAAATCGCCGCACCCGGTGGAGAAGATCGGCTGCACCGTCTGCCACCGCGGGCTGGACCGCGCCACCGACTTCCTCGACGCGGCGCACTGGCCCGGCTCGGACGAGCAGAAGGCGGAATGGGTCAAGAAATACCACTGGCATCCCAAGGAGCACGAGACCAACCCGATGCTGCCGTCGCGCTTCGTGGAAGCCTCCTGCCGCTCCTGCCACCAGGGGGTGGTGCACATCCCCACGGCGGCGCACTGGAACGAGGGGCGCGACCTGGTGGAGCGGGCCGGCTGCTTCGGCTGCCACAAGATCCGCGGCTTCGAAGGGTTGCGCAAGGTCGGCCCGCCGCTGACGCGGCTGACATGGAAGACCGACCCCCAGTGGGTCGGCAGCTGGGTCGAGAACCCCGCGGCCTTCCGTCCGGCGACCTGGATGCCGCGCTTCTTTCACCTGGACAACAACTCCGCTACCGAGGACGTGCAGCGCACCAACCAGGAGATCCGCGGCATCGTCTCCTACCTGTTCGACAAGACCGAACCGGGCGGCTTCCCGAAGCTGCCGGGAACGGGAGACGCGAAAAAGGGGGAGACGATCGTCACCTCCTTCGGATGTCTTGGGTGTCATGCCGTCGCGCGCCTGGAGAAGGCCGCCGTCCCGCTGCGTCGGCGGTTCGGCCCCAACCTGGACGGCATCGGGGCAAAGGCGAAGCCGGAATGGATCTATGCCTGGGTTCGCGATCCGAAGAGCTACTTCCCCGAGACCCGGATGCCCGACCTGCGCCTCACCGACCAGGAGGCGCTCGACGTCACCGCCTATCTGATGACTCTCAAGGAGCCCGAGGGGTGGCAGCGGAAGACCTTCGAGGCCGACGCGCCGCTTCTCGACAAGATGGTGGAAGAGCAGCTGCGGGCCCGCATGACCGCGCGGGAGGTGCAGGCCAAGATCGCCTCCATGTCCGAAAAGGACAAGGAGGTCTACCTGGGCCAGCGGATGATCACCCGCTATGGCTGCTTCGGCTGTCACTTGATCCAGGGCTTCGAGACCACGCCGCCGATCGGCACGGAGCTCAGCGAGGAGGGAAGCAAGGAAGTCGACCGGTTCGACTTCGGCTACATCCACATCCCCGAGACGCGCCATGACTGGATCACCCAGAAGCTGGAGAACCCGCGCATCTTCGATCGCGGCAAGGTGAAAACACCCGATGAGAAGCTGAAGATGCCGCTGTTCAACCTCACGCCGGAAGAGCGCCAGGCAGTGGTCACTCTGGTGCTGTCGCTGGTGAAGGAGAAGCCGCCGCTTGCGACCGTCCCGGTCCTCGACGCGCGCCGCCGTGCGCTGGAGGCGGGCCGCCGCATGGTGCAGGACCACAACTGCCAGGGATGCCATCTGCTGGAAGGAGAAGGCCAGGACATCCGGATGACCATCGCGCGGAAGATGGTCGAGGAGCAGGGGATCGGGCAGGAGGACGCCGACTCACGGGCCATAGCCTTTTCCCCTCCCTTCATCACGGGCGAAGGGGCGCGGGTGCGCTCCGACTGGCTCTTTCACTTCCTGAAAGGACCGACGCCGATACGTCCCTGGCTGTCGGTGCGCATGCCGACCTTCGGCTTCACCGACGAGGAGGCCAACACCCTGCTGAGGTATTTCACCGCGCTGGCGGAAGCGCCTTTCCCGTTCGAGACGCCGCCCGGCCACCCGCCGGCGACCGACCTGGCCGCCGCGCGCACGCTCACCTCCAAGGACTATTTCGACTGCTTTTCCTGCCACCAGCAGGGGGAGAAAAAGCCTGCGGGAGACCCCTCCGGCTGGGCCCCCGACCTGGCGATGGCGCGGCAGCGACTGCGCCCCGAATGGATCGTCGACTGGATCAAGGATCCCCAGAAGCTCTATCCCGGCACCAAGATGCCCACGTTCTACGACCCGGCCAGCTTCGCCAGCGCCGGTCCCGACGACGTGCTGGGCGGCGACGAGGAGCGGCAGATTCGCGCCTTGCGCGACTACCTGCTGACGCTCGGCGGGGAGCGCGCCGGCTCCTGA